In Mycteria americana isolate JAX WOST 10 ecotype Jacksonville Zoo and Gardens chromosome Z, USCA_MyAme_1.0, whole genome shotgun sequence, the sequence CCGAGTCGCGGGCTGGGGAGCATTCGACGGGAGGCCTTTGACCAGCCAAGAGCGACGGGAGGGAAGCAGGTCTTGGTGGCAGCTGGGGCCGTGGCTGTGCTCCACCCCGCTCCACCCCCCTGCCTCCGCCAGGTGGAAGAGGTCGTGTGGACCATCCACGCGCAGCTGGCATGCGTCAGCCAGAAGCCCCTCAAGGACATCCTGATGAAGACCCTTCTCCAAGTGGCCCTCTTGTACCCTCAGAGGGTGACCACTAGCCTGCTGCAGGCTTCCCCGTACTGTGACAGGTAGGTGGCCCCGTCAGCCTTGGGGGCAGCTCAGGACCTCCGGGGCCCGCCCAGGCAGAAGGGGTGGTGGCCGAGGTGGCCCCACTGACAGCGTGCTCCGGCTCCGCAGCGCTGCCAGGGCCATGTGGAGCACGCTGGCCTCTGAGCCCTGCCTCGGGGACGACatgctgaagatgctgctgtgggtCCAGCAGACAATCGGCAGGCAGTGCCGCATCGTGGGAGAGCGCAGCTACTGCATTTTCCTGGCTGTGAGTGTCTGGATGAGGCCTGCTCCCCCCccgggggctccagcccctcctcccctctccacctGCCCCCAAGCCCagacctccccagggacacctgggCCAGGGGCCTCAGGGCCACAGCCAGGCCCCGTGGcacacaggcaggcagcctgcccctgcccctgctgccctcagtggtcttcctccctgcccgccgcctgcTCGAAGCCGGGAAGCCCGGGGCAAGGCGGCTGCCTGGCCAGAGCAGGCTGCGgggccagggaggggagggggagcccagggcagccagcagggcccatggggctggctgggctgTTCCCTCTGGACCGCAAAGGCTCGCGTGCCCGTGCTACGAATGGGAGCCGAGCCCCGAGAGCTGCCGCGGCCGTGCTCCAGgccaggcggccgggccgggctctgcgCTGGCACCtccctcagctcagctcagcgCGGCGCCTGAGCCCCGCCAcccccagtgccgggcagtgccGCAGGGACACCCCTGCAGTGAGAGTGGTCCCTGGATGTTTTCTGCAGGTAGCCCGTGCCATGCACGAGATcttcctgctgccctccagccgaTGCTGCGTGCAGTTACTTTTAGAGGAGCTCTTCATGGCGGTGGTCTTCCAGGTCTCCTTCGGCTTGAGCGGcccacagcagggctgctgcagctctggcagtcAGAGCAGGGAGGCCGAGTGTTCTCCAGTCCACACCCTCAGGTGCTCTGTCCCTCCTCCCTGGTCTCTGTCCCGGGcccagagccggggccggggctccacCGGTGACCCCGCTTTGCTCTGCGTGCAGGAGCGCGGTGTGCGCCACGCAAGCTCTGTTCTACTGCCTGGGCGGCGGTGCCTCCCTGGTTGAAGACATCGGGAGGCAGGGCGCCTGGGACATGCTCATGAGCCCCGAGACCTACCACACCGGTATCGCCGTGCTGACTAGGTGAGAGCCGCGTCAGTCGTCCTTGTCTGCCCCGGCGTGTCTCCGCTGGAGAGGAGGGGCCCCCTGCACGATCCCCTTCCTCGTGGGCGGTGGGGTGCAAGCAGCCAACGCAAGGCGCAAACGCAGCCTTGCCCCGCGTGGCCTGGCCCGCGGAGTaatggctggggctggcagcgcgGTCCCAGAGAGGTTTGCCTGCCCAGCTCGGTGCCGCCAATGCCTTCTTCCCCCGCCCAGGGTGCTGCGGCGTGAGGTACCGGCCTGCTGCGTCGCCGTGTCTCAAGAGGCGGTCAGAGGCCTCCTTGAGAGGCAGGCCTACCAGGACATCGGCGCCATGACTGTCTTCGTCGAGGTGGGCCTGGTGGCAAGCGCTGCCTCTCGGAGGCCAGGCGGAGGGAAGCCGGGCTGCGTGCACGAGGCAgagggcggaggggaggcggcgaGGGCCCTCCGCgggccctgctgcctcccgcctgggctgggccgggccctgGTGCCTTGTCCCGAGCCgtccaggagctctgctgcctgtgccGGGCTCTCACTCTGCTGCTGGGTGCGTTTCAGCTCCTGGACTGCACCGATTTTGAGCATGTCAGCAGCCAAGTCCTGCACGTTGTCCAGCTCCACCTGCAGAGCAAGAGCATGGTGCTGCGCAGGATGGCAATCACAAGCCTCGTCACGCTGTCTGCGAGACCCCAGGAGGTGAGCAGGGGCAGCCGGGCACAGGGAGGGCGTCCGCCgggggctgagctgcaggcagtGGTGCGCGCAGCGGCTCACTTGAGCTTTGCCAGGAATCAGGAGCGGTGGGAACGGtgcccgctgctcccgctgccctgCTCAGCGGCCCCTGAGCGCTTCAGGCCAGGCCCTGGGCTGCGCCGCACGTGGAGAGATCTCTGCCCGACTGGCACTGCACCCTCTCCACGCAGAGCGGTTTTGCCGGTGCGGTCCTCGATGGCGTCACAAAATGAAATCGTGTGTTTCGCACAGGCTGTGACTCTGCAAGGCCTGCTGCCAGCGGTCCTGCAGCGACTGCAGGATGACGACGGCGATGTCGCGGCGGCGGCCCTGGCTGTCCTCGGCAACGTGCTCTGCCTGGAGGACAGGCCGAGGGCTGTGTCcattgctctgcagctggtcGAGACGCTCCCGCCACTCTTTGAAAACGTAAGGCAGTGGGAGAGCAGGGGTTTGGTTAgcgtgcccggggggggggggggggagggggcgcgtGCGCGTGGCCCGGGGCCGGTGCGTCCCTCTCCGCACGTGCCCGTTGGCCCGTGAGTTCTTCTCCTCACTGCAGAGGGAGAGCCGCAAGCATTCGCCTCCGCACCGTGGGCTTGGAGGAGCCAGGAGTGAggtcctcccctctgccttctctcctcctaGGAGTCCAGCTGCGTGCAAGCGCGCTCCATCCTCCTCTGGAGAGATGCGATGGAGGTGGCAGTCAGCACCCACAAAGAGCAGATGAGAAAGGACATGCAGAGGAGCCTCCTGCCCCTGTTCTTCCACCTGCATGACAAGGACGACAGTGTGGCTCAGGTGAGGCCCTCTGAATGTGCCTCAACTGGGGCCCAACCTCCCGAGTCCCTGAGGAGGGCTCAgagcccctccctgcctgcagccacagagctggcagcagctgagaaggGGGGCAGGGACATTTCCTGCACCTGCCCTGCCTgatccagcagagcccagcagcagtgCATGGCCACAGAGACGAGACCCAAGCGCTGGAGCCCCCAGGGGCTTCCCAGTGGCGCCTGCAGGTGTCTGCGGCCAGGGTTTGGAGCCCCAACCCttgcctccccctgctctgcctaGGGACCCCCAGGTCCCGTCCCCTGGGCGGCGGTGCCATCTCCccgtctctgctgctctgcaggcttcTCGGGAAACCCTCCTTGGAGCTGCCAAGTTCCTGAAGCGGAGGCAGCTCAGGAAGCTGCTGGCGACAGAGCAGACATGGAGGGTCAGCGAGTGCCTGGTAAGGATGGCCCCGAAGCCCCACACCCAGCCTGGAGAAGCCCTTCTCCCCCAACGCCCAGCGCGTGGGGCTAGCACCTGTGCCCCTGCCCACGGGGGgcagcccagcgctgcctgcctgcaccgcACGCaggctccctctctccccctggaGCCCAGGGGTGCCGACGGAGCCCTTGGCCCAGCTGGGCCTTGGCAGCAGGGTGGCACGGGAGcaccctgccctctgctccctccaaaccccagcaccagccagccGCTGGCCGGGTGTCGTGGGTgtcggggaggggaaggcaggggaggccAGTCCTGGGCGTAGGGGGAGGGTCTGCACCAACCCTGTCCCCTTGCGCTCTCTCCAGCTtgtggagggcagcagcagagcggAGGAGtacctgcagcagagcctgccgTACCTGCAGAGCCCACAGGAGCCCTTGCGCGAGGCGGCCGTCAGGTTCATCGGTGAGCCAGAACCCCGCCGggggtccctccctgccccgcggcagctcagccccagccacgGCTGCTGCCAAATCCACCCACGGGGCTCCCtgccaccttctcccacccctgcccacgcagcGGGGGCTGGTTGGGAGCCTTGTTGGGTCCCTCACGGCCTTCTTGGGCTTCATGCTCAGGGGACCGCCCTGGGCTCAGCCTTGCCCCAGGGGAGGAGGGCGGTGGCCGGGCTCGCGGGGCCGgtgagggggagctgggctgctggggcgggcaggCCAGTGGCGGCATCTGTGACGGGCTGCGTGTGCCTAGGGCTCGCCGGGCGGCAGCTGAGGGACGGGCGCCAGGAGAAGCTCCGGGTCATCTACGAGGGTGCGTGAGGGCAgtggggtgtccgtgggggctggcagggaggaggaaagacccTGGGTAGGGAGCTCCACTCCCGGGGGGGCCTCTGCTCCCTGCGCAGGTGAGGGGCGgtgagggcagagcagagagggggtTTCAGGGGTATGTGGGGCATTGGTGGCCAGCACCTTCTGGCTGATGCCGgcgcccctgcctccctcctggccGTGGGAAgagcgggggaggcgggggtggCCCTGGCCGGAGGGGCTCCTGAGGTCCCCGCAGATCCGGGCTCTGACCTCGGCTCCCTTCCTTTCCGTCCCAGCCCTTCGAGGCAAGGCGAATGACAGCAGCCTCTCGGTCTCTTCCCTGGCGATTCAAACCCTCATGATCCTGGGCGCTACAGCGCAAGAGCCTCCCTCCGCATTCCGCCTGCAAGCGCTGTGCTACCGGCTCCGGAGGGCGTGGAGGAGGAGGACCCttgccccaggagctggctggctgtgctgctggagctgcgtGCAGAGCTGATCCCGGGTGCTCTGCACACTGACACCACCTCAGCAGCTggacctgcccccccccgccagcagcccggGGCCCCGCAAAGACACACCCCACCCTGCGTCGTGGCCCCAAGGCGCCAGCTGCGCTGCCGGGCTGTGAAACCAAGAGGAAAGGtgaaggaaagcttttgcctgccctgccctctccaggGACGGCCCGGCCTGGACAGGTGCCCGCTCTCTGCAGCGCTCCCATTTCATGGGAAGGGGCGGCTGGGCCACGAAGCCTGAAGAAGCAGCCAAACGCTGTGGCAGGGCAGCGAGAGGACAGCTTTGGCTGGCGACCCCACAAGGAAACGGGCATCCTGCAGGCCGGAAGCAGAGGCCTTGGCGCAGCCGGCCTGCCTGCCTGTGTCTCCCGGCCACCGCTGAAAAAGACTGTGGAACGTCACGTGCCGTTTgcgctcttcttccccgtccctcgctgccctgctgccccccagacCCCCGTAGGGTACCTACTCTGCCGCGACCcgcttgccccccaccccctggggagccctgctgcccccaggcccCCACAAGGGCCCCAGGAGGGCCTGCACGCGGCCCTGCGAAGCCGTGCTGCTCCCCAGGCCCTCGCAGCGGCCCTAGAGCGCCTTCCATGGGGCCCTGCGAGGCCCGGGAGAGCCCCTGGGGCTCTCTGGAGGGGCCGCTTGGCCCCGCACGTGCCCCTGAGAGGGCTGTGAGAGGCCCTGGGGTTctctgccagggcagcagggccctgcccGGGCCCCGGCCGCGTGCCGCAGCCGTGTCCAGCTATGCAATCGGCCTTGTCGCAGCCCGTTGCTTCTGCGCCTTCTGCTGACCAGAGCGGCAGTTCCTCTCCCAGGCACGCACGGGGCGCTGGGAGGGGCGGAGCGTGGGCCCCCCCGTCACGGAGGGACGCTAAAACTAgctcaaacgagggacaagctcaaaccaCGTTATTTCACCAAACGGCCAAAACCGCACGACAGAAACCAACGAGAAAGGGGGGCAAACCGAAATCAATCAACACTCCGCTAACTTTTAGCCCGTaccaggttcgaggtgtcaggcGGGGTGTTGTTACCACACGGCAATACACACACAAGAATGACGATCCAAAGCGCGCACTCGCGCTCACTCGCAAAGGGGGAACCCTCTCTCCTGGGCACCtcagaagaggggaggagggcggTGGCCGGGCTCGCGGGGCCGgtgagggggagctgggctgctggggcgggcaggCCAGCGGCGGCATCTGTGACAGGCTGTGGGTGCCTAGGGCTCGCCGGGCGGCAGCTGAGGGACGGGCGCCAGGAGAAGCTCCGGGTCATCTACGAGGGTGCGTGAGGGCAgtggggtgtccgtgggggctggcagggaggaggaaagacccTGGGTAGGGAGCTCCAGAAGAGCGAATGGCTCCCCCGGGAGGGGCGGTGAGGGCTCACCCAAGGCTCTGTCCAGAAGAAGTCACTCCCCAcgggaggtgagggcactcagccctGGGCAGTTTCCTCAGGAGGCGtcccagcccgaggggagaggtcccgaacacgGGCCCGCTGCGCCGGGAAGACCacgctcaaagggggtctccggcggcgCCCCGTTTGTACCCTGGCTCGGATCTGAGCTGTGCTCGTAGTTGGTCGTGATCTCCAGAGCTctagcttctccgagccaaggcgcctcgcTGGCTGGGGACCCTGTCTGGCCACCAAGGgccccgcctctcctgctcccctgccgagGTGCGtccgtgccgggggggggggggggggggggggtgtggcacgcggcagagcacaaaaggcgcgaaaatgaggcgcgaaacGCCCGTGCCCGCCACGTTAAAAGCCCCGGTCTttagcggggggaggggggggagcgtGCCTGTCACACGCCCACCGGTGGGGTAGCGGGCCGGGGCAGAGGCCCCCCACGCCAAATGGAGCCACAGTCAGCCGTGCGCGTGGCCCGCCGTGACAGCGGCCTCTCGATGTCGCCCGCCACCTCGCTGCCCGTTGTCCCCgggatggggacccccaggggGAGGGTCTTGGGACCCTCAGGGGGACAGGGCCGGGACCCCGCAGGGTCAGACCACTGAAGGTGCATCTAGATGCCACGAGTGCTCCCGAGTTGCAGCTCAGAGAAAGCCAACTGTCCCCAAAACACCGTCTTCTCGAGAAGGTACGGCAAGCAGAGCTGGCGTCCGTCAACAGGCTAGCAATCGCCCACAATGCTTAAAGTGCAGGTGCAGgcccagctgctctgccactATTCCCGGACCTTCTCATCCGCTTCCGATGCTcagcttttcaattatttttaaaattaccgTCAAGCTCAGTTTTATCCGCGTTG encodes:
- the LOC142402819 gene encoding maestro heat-like repeat-containing protein family member 7 — its product is MASRSPHRRRAPRAAEDKRPGVAAEDHQRSESPRQGELRSEDVGSASPIIDAEEGKSPGIPDPSGSPRSASSSGAAAPASSCQLEDEEKEARDYFSAFLNSTQREEASKLRFLASICTLCRAWLQGRYRPGFRSARKLVEKMEVLRQKQLPRSVDAAMWRQAVLAVAAMSKENKGLLDQHLCPCIRSIFCLAPAQSRDSQHASLDAQILRTLDSVLEVLARDASQVEKILQVLLPFTASQQVARRRKAVGRIACLSRFVMPSSMLEVSHLRDGNFFLFQAKPLQFLGQLMGHLTLSCAEKDQEISCGAAEALRAVHGFILLREACYAAREDPKLRVEREGPSTFWAKEPADEAPVFGRFLFQTERTSFLLTVLRGIVHPRVSDVQLIASVLEAVLRYPCSELNKVEEVVWTIHAQLACVSQKPLKDILMKTLLQVALLYPQRVTTSLLQASPYCDSAARAMWSTLASEPCLGDDMLKMLLWVQQTIGRQCRIVGERSYCIFLAVARAMHEIFLLPSSRCCVQLLLEELFMAVVFQVSFGLSGPQQGCCSSGSQSREAECSPVHTLRSAVCATQALFYCLGGGASLVEDIGRQGAWDMLMSPETYHTGIAVLTRVLRREVPACCVAVSQEAVRGLLERQAYQDIGAMTVFVELLDCTDFEHVSSQVLHVVQLHLQSKSMVLRRMAITSLVTLSARPQEAVTLQGLLPAVLQRLQDDDGDVAAAALAVLGNVLCLEDRPRAVSIALQLVETLPPLFENESSCVQARSILLWRDAMEVAVSTHKEQMRKDMQRSLLPLFFHLHDKDDSVAQASRETLLGAAKFLKRRQLRKLLATEQTWRVSECLLVEGSSRAEEYLQQSLPYLQSPQEPLREAAVRFIGLAGRQLRDGRQEKLRVIYEALRGKANDSSLSVSSLAIQTLMILGATAQEPPSAFRLQALCYRLRRAWRRRTLAPGAGWLCCWSCVQS